The Tachypleus tridentatus isolate NWPU-2018 chromosome 5, ASM421037v1, whole genome shotgun sequence genome includes a window with the following:
- the LOC143250380 gene encoding uncharacterized protein LOC143250380 yields the protein MITDQMDYDPCPPGHYDNGSQTHCLPCPGGTYMTSFAADAYRIEVVPKATLHLTSKSTVPKCAWWTALILMCLSALCVLCVFYAWKYKPREERNVLKNRVENKQPGAEKITTDELDILEAMPLIPECEKKVSAKNVKKTKTNVPRKQKVTKRTTLETIYENDLGERNSLRETPASKQGKAIKEYIQRPLFPRNVNNYDELIIVKPKSKQGHRKKNVVILIENSDSQDTFIIGKVRKPI from the exons ATGATCACAGACCAGATGGATTATG atccatgtcctcctggacACTATGATAACGGATCCCAAACTCACTGCCTGCCGTGTCCAGGAGGGACTTACATGACGTCTTTTGCTGCTGACGCCT ATCGAATTGAAGTGGTTCCGAAGGCTACGCTCCACTTGACTTCAAAATCTACAGTTCCAAAATGTGCTTGGTGGACAGCACTTATTTTGATGTGTCTTAgtgctttgtg CGTACTTTGTGTTTTCTACGCCTGGAAATATAAACCTCGGGAAGaacggaatgttttgaaaaaccgtgTCGAAAACAAACAGCCTGGTGCTGAAAAGATAACCACTGatgaattggatatattggaggctatgccactgatccCTGAATGTGAGAAGAAGGTCTCTGCAAAGAAtgttaagaagacaaaaactaatGTACCAAGAAAGCAAAAAGTAACCAAACGAACAACCCTGGAGACGATATATGAAAACGACCTTGGTGAAAGGAATTctttg AGAGAAACACCAGCGTCAAAACAAGGAAAAGCTATTAAAGAATATATCCAGCGACCTCTGTTTCCTAGAAATGTGAACAATTACGATGAACTTATTATCGTTAAACCAAAGAGTAAACAAGGACatcgaaaaaaaaatgttgttattcTCATTGAAAATTCTGACAGCCAAGATACGTTTATCATTGGAAAAGTTCGGAAACCAATCTGA